From the genome of Candidatus Desulfarcum epimagneticum, one region includes:
- a CDS encoding ABC transporter ATP-binding protein, protein MLSVENLEKAFGGRTLFDGVRFRVNKGERVGVVGRNGHGKTTLFKIIVGDEEPDRGCVTAPGNYRIGHARQRIEFAGPTILDECMRGLPESDSDHSWKAARILSGLGFSEADMERRPDEFSGGFQARLNLAKAMVSEPDMLLLDEPTNYLDIASIRWIIRFLQDWPRELMLITHDRGFMDQVATHIVGIHRGKARKIKGDTRKYYERLASDEEIYEKTRINDENKRKEMERFITRFRAKARLAGMVQSRVKTLDKMEKKNQLEKIQSLEFRFTETPFFAKRMGTVEDLAFSYSSQPPLFSDLGFAIGARDRICVIGKNGKGKTTLVKILGGTLAPTRGKVSFHAAAKAGVFEQTHVESLAPSRTVEDEILSAQAGGDRRLARDICGAMMFSGDDALKKIEILSGGEKSRVMLGKILASPANLLVLDEPTHHLDMESCDALLAALDRFNGAVVMVTHNEMFLNALARRLIVFQDGRVEFFEGGYPEFLEKKGWGEEKDPKAMPGAPGPAAPKEKDNAGKTMGKKEMRRLRSGLIAEKAGVLAPIRKRMDALETEIEKKEENLEQINLDLAASCSENRGEKIAALSKKAHECRASIDGLYDRLEKAADEFEEEERRFDGRLESLTAS, encoded by the coding sequence ATGTTAAGCGTTGAGAATCTGGAAAAAGCCTTCGGGGGCCGGACCCTGTTTGACGGGGTCCGCTTCCGGGTCAACAAGGGAGAGCGCGTGGGGGTCGTGGGGCGAAACGGCCACGGCAAGACCACCCTTTTTAAAATCATCGTCGGCGACGAAGAGCCCGACCGGGGATGCGTGACGGCGCCCGGGAACTACCGGATCGGACACGCGCGCCAGCGCATTGAGTTCGCGGGACCCACCATCCTAGACGAGTGCATGCGGGGTCTTCCCGAAAGCGACTCGGATCATTCCTGGAAGGCGGCCCGGATTCTGTCCGGACTGGGCTTTTCCGAAGCCGACATGGAGCGGCGGCCCGATGAATTTTCCGGAGGATTCCAGGCGCGGCTGAACCTGGCAAAAGCCATGGTCTCAGAGCCGGACATGCTTCTTTTAGACGAGCCCACCAATTACCTGGACATCGCCTCCATTCGCTGGATCATCCGTTTCCTTCAGGACTGGCCCCGGGAGCTGATGCTCATCACCCACGACAGGGGATTTATGGATCAGGTGGCCACCCATATCGTGGGCATTCACCGGGGAAAGGCCCGAAAAATCAAAGGCGACACCCGGAAATACTATGAACGCCTGGCGTCGGACGAAGAAATTTACGAAAAAACCCGGATCAATGACGAAAACAAGCGAAAAGAAATGGAGCGCTTCATCACCCGTTTCCGGGCCAAGGCCCGGCTGGCCGGCATGGTTCAGTCCCGGGTGAAAACCCTTGACAAAATGGAGAAAAAAAACCAGCTGGAAAAAATCCAAAGCCTGGAGTTTCGATTCACCGAAACACCTTTTTTCGCCAAACGCATGGGGACCGTCGAGGACCTGGCCTTTTCATACAGCTCCCAGCCGCCGCTTTTCTCCGATTTGGGCTTTGCCATCGGCGCCCGGGACCGGATATGCGTGATCGGGAAAAACGGCAAGGGCAAAACCACCCTGGTCAAAATTCTGGGCGGAACCCTCGCCCCCACCCGGGGAAAGGTCTCCTTCCACGCCGCCGCAAAGGCCGGGGTTTTTGAGCAGACCCATGTGGAGAGCCTGGCGCCTTCACGGACGGTGGAGGATGAGATTCTGTCCGCCCAGGCCGGGGGAGACCGCCGTCTGGCCCGGGACATCTGCGGCGCCATGATGTTTTCCGGAGACGACGCGCTGAAAAAAATAGAAATCCTGTCCGGCGGGGAAAAAAGCCGGGTGATGCTGGGAAAAATCCTGGCCTCGCCCGCGAATCTCCTGGTCCTGGACGAGCCCACCCACCACCTGGACATGGAGTCCTGCGACGCGCTTCTGGCCGCCCTTGACCGCTTCAATGGGGCCGTGGTCATGGTCACCCACAATGAAATGTTTTTAAACGCCCTCGCCCGCCGCCTCATCGTCTTTCAGGATGGCCGGGTGGAATTCTTCGAGGGTGGCTACCCGGAATTTCTGGAAAAAAAGGGGTGGGGAGAAGAAAAGGACCCAAAGGCCATGCCCGGCGCCCCGGGCCCGGCGGCCCCGAAAGAAAAAGACAACGCTGGAAAAACCATGGGAAAAAAAGAGATGAGACGCCTGCGCTCCGGCCTCATCGCGGAAAAAGCCGGCGTCCTGGCGCCCATCCGGAAACGAATGGACGCCCTTGAGACCGAGATCGAAAAAAAGGAAGAAAACCTGGAACAGATCAACCTCGACCTGGCGGCGTCCTGCTCCGAAAATCGGGGGGAGAAAATCGCCGCCCTTTCCAAAAAGGCCCACGAATGCCGGGCATCCATCGACGGGCTGTATGACCGCCTGGAGAAGGCCGCCGATGAGTTTGAAGAAGAGGAGAGGCGTTTTGACGGGCGACTCGAATCCCTGACCGCGTCGTAA
- the tatC gene encoding Sec-independent protein translocase protein TatC: MDEESKLPFTSHLDELRKRLIVCFVAVGVGFAASYFFKEILFEILMTPLKEALNPGDTLIFTGLPEAFFTYLKVAFLSGLILAAPVILYEFWMFVAPGLYKNERRALIPIVILSSFFFVGGALFGYFVVFPFGFRFFLGFATEIIRPMPSMREYLSFASRLLLAFGLVFELPLVLTFFVRMGIVSIDFLKRNRKYALLIFFAGAAILTPPDVVTQVMMAGPLMALYEISIIGAKVFGGKKGAGKDEKKEKSDDGGEKEPPD; this comes from the coding sequence ATGGATGAAGAATCGAAACTTCCTTTCACCTCCCACCTGGATGAGCTGAGAAAAAGGCTCATCGTGTGCTTTGTCGCGGTGGGCGTGGGCTTTGCCGCCTCCTATTTCTTCAAAGAGATCCTTTTCGAGATTCTCATGACGCCTCTCAAAGAGGCCCTCAACCCCGGGGACACCCTGATTTTCACCGGCCTTCCCGAGGCGTTTTTCACCTACCTGAAAGTGGCTTTCCTGTCGGGCCTGATCCTGGCCGCCCCCGTCATTTTGTACGAATTCTGGATGTTTGTGGCGCCCGGCCTGTACAAAAACGAGCGGCGCGCCCTGATCCCCATCGTGATCCTGTCGTCCTTTTTTTTCGTGGGCGGCGCCCTGTTCGGCTATTTCGTGGTGTTTCCCTTCGGCTTTCGGTTTTTCCTGGGATTCGCCACTGAAATCATCCGGCCCATGCCGTCCATGCGGGAATATTTAAGCTTCGCATCCCGGCTCCTTCTGGCCTTCGGCCTGGTGTTTGAGCTTCCCCTCGTCCTGACGTTCTTTGTCCGAATGGGCATTGTGTCCATCGACTTTTTAAAGCGAAACCGGAAATACGCCCTGCTGATTTTTTTCGCCGGCGCGGCCATTCTGACGCCTCCTGACGTGGTCACCCAGGTCATGATGGCCGGCCCCCTCATGGCGCTGTACGAAATCAGCATCATCGGCGCGAAGGTGTTCGGGGGGAAAAAAGGAGCCGGAAAGGACGAAAAAAAAGAAAAAAGCGATGACGGAGGAGAAAAAGAGCCCCCGGATTAA
- a CDS encoding ATP-dependent RNA helicase HrpA — MLSNIELGMTQSNPKKSNKKNTGRPDAPRLPILDKKKEIIAAIQNSPATIISGATGSGKSTRLPGLCLEAGLGAEKMIGCTQPRRIAAVSIAARIASEMGQKPGGFVGHKIRFENKTRKETRIKIMTDGVLLAETQSDPRLSRYDAIIVDEAHERSLNIDFILGFLRGLLDQRPDLRVVIASATIDAEKFSKAFDDAPVIEIPGRMFPVETLYFPIEKKSGPSEKDTGELHYVEAAADAVEWLYRKNPRGDILIFMPTERDIHETFEILKGRDCRNAALFPLYARLPGAAQAKVFKPLSRNKIVIATNVAETSLTIPGIKYVIDSGLARISRYSPALRATSLPVDPISQSSANQRLGRCGRVEKGVCVRLYSKEDFEKRPVFTPPEILRANLAEVILRMIALKLGNVADFPFIDIPAPRSVRDGFKLLLELGAIARKSGSFVLTGMGRLMARLPADPRLSRILMEAKKEGCVEAALVIVSVLSIRDPRQRPPGKSEEAENARLVFTHPLSDFMTCLNLWRGYREIGEKGRKAGETQSRIRKKEAAFCRRFFLSHARMREWRDIFFQLSKALGESGFYKKNQGKKKRPADPAPGPNSEGGRGIDDPLYGAVHRSILSGFLSNIAVKKDKNLYLGAKGKEPMLFPGSVLFNREKPWIVASEMVRTSRLFARTAGAVDPAWLEKLGGDLCRYSYSNPRWEKNRGEVVADEQAALFGLVILSGRKAPYGPIDPETAHDIFIQKALVEGDIRGKFGFLARNRKMAEDALDVESRLRKRGVAAPDEAIADFYKARLPGVVDARGLARIIRRKKGDGFLRMSPDHFFLSEPDEKELSQYPDALCIGRDSYPCAYDFKPGKEKDGLTVTTPAAKASPAMAEPLAWLVPGLLKEKIALMIKNLPKAGRKALAPAAQTAEIIAREMPREEKSLKTALSAFALKRFNISIPASQWSEEGLPDHLRARVSITGPGGGEIAAGRDLSLLGRVGAREAGDPDSWPEIRAEKAKWERTGIVKWDFPDLPPFIEVRLKNGSDWRLFPGLESREGRVRLRLFSNSGKALASHREGALSLCAAVFSKDLKFLKKSLSLPPKARKWAACFGGVAKVEKRLFDQALRWAFFKDIRTRRVFEDLRGSVFPAIPDQSRKIQDGALAVMEAHYNALGAILSLETTKGAAPDFFQMMKKELECLAPVHFMEIYDTGRLRDIARYISALAVRTRRGPENPEKDRARQEKINIHSDRLSGYLKSLASGAGRERKTAVESFYWLLEEYKVSLFAQELKTAVPVSEKRLKKKADEIDRMA; from the coding sequence ATGCTGTCAAATATAGAGCTTGGAATGACTCAAAGCAACCCCAAAAAATCAAATAAAAAAAACACGGGCCGCCCGGACGCCCCCCGGCTCCCCATTCTTGACAAAAAAAAGGAGATCATCGCCGCCATTCAAAACAGCCCGGCGACGATCATCTCCGGGGCCACCGGCTCGGGCAAGTCCACCCGGCTGCCCGGGCTGTGCCTGGAGGCCGGGCTGGGCGCGGAGAAAATGATCGGTTGCACACAGCCCCGGCGAATCGCGGCGGTGTCCATCGCGGCCCGGATCGCCTCGGAGATGGGTCAAAAACCCGGGGGCTTCGTGGGCCACAAGATCCGTTTTGAGAACAAAACCCGCAAAGAGACCCGGATTAAAATTATGACCGACGGCGTCCTGCTGGCCGAAACCCAAAGCGACCCCCGTCTTTCCCGGTACGACGCCATCATCGTGGACGAGGCCCACGAGCGAAGCTTAAACATTGATTTCATCCTGGGGTTTTTAAGGGGTCTTCTGGACCAAAGGCCCGATCTCAGGGTCGTCATCGCCTCGGCCACCATTGACGCTGAGAAATTTTCAAAGGCCTTTGACGACGCCCCGGTCATTGAGATCCCGGGCCGGATGTTTCCGGTGGAGACCCTTTACTTTCCCATTGAAAAAAAATCAGGGCCCAGTGAAAAAGACACGGGCGAGCTTCATTATGTGGAGGCCGCGGCGGACGCTGTGGAATGGCTCTATCGCAAAAACCCCCGGGGGGATATTCTGATTTTTATGCCCACGGAGCGGGACATCCATGAAACCTTTGAAATCCTCAAAGGCCGGGACTGCCGAAACGCGGCCCTGTTTCCCCTGTACGCCCGTCTGCCCGGGGCGGCCCAGGCAAAGGTGTTCAAACCCCTTTCCCGAAATAAAATCGTCATCGCCACCAATGTGGCGGAGACCTCCCTGACCATACCCGGGATCAAATATGTCATCGACTCGGGCCTGGCCCGGATATCGCGCTACTCCCCGGCGCTTCGGGCCACCTCCCTTCCGGTGGATCCCATCTCCCAGAGCAGCGCGAACCAGCGCCTGGGCCGGTGCGGTCGCGTGGAAAAAGGGGTGTGCGTCCGGCTTTATTCGAAAGAGGACTTCGAAAAACGCCCGGTTTTCACGCCCCCGGAGATTCTTCGCGCCAACCTCGCCGAGGTTATTTTACGAATGATCGCGCTTAAGCTGGGAAATGTGGCGGATTTTCCCTTCATTGACATTCCGGCCCCCAGGAGCGTCCGGGACGGGTTTAAGCTTCTTCTGGAGCTGGGGGCCATCGCCCGCAAATCCGGCTCTTTTGTCCTCACCGGAATGGGACGCCTCATGGCCCGGCTCCCGGCGGACCCGAGGCTGTCGCGGATTCTCATGGAGGCCAAAAAAGAGGGATGCGTGGAGGCGGCCCTTGTCATTGTCTCGGTTCTGAGCATCCGGGACCCCCGGCAGCGGCCCCCGGGGAAAAGCGAGGAGGCCGAAAACGCCCGATTGGTTTTTACCCATCCCCTGTCGGATTTCATGACGTGTCTCAACCTGTGGCGCGGGTATCGGGAAATCGGGGAAAAGGGCCGGAAGGCCGGGGAGACCCAAAGCCGGATTCGGAAAAAAGAGGCGGCGTTTTGCCGGCGTTTTTTCCTGTCGCACGCCCGGATGCGGGAATGGCGCGACATTTTTTTCCAGCTTTCAAAGGCCCTGGGAGAGTCGGGGTTTTATAAGAAAAACCAGGGGAAGAAAAAACGCCCCGCAGACCCGGCCCCGGGTCCGAATTCAGAGGGAGGCCGGGGAATCGACGATCCCCTCTACGGCGCCGTCCATCGCTCCATTTTAAGCGGGTTTTTGTCCAACATCGCCGTTAAAAAAGACAAAAACCTGTATCTCGGGGCAAAGGGGAAGGAGCCCATGCTGTTTCCGGGATCGGTTTTGTTCAACCGGGAAAAACCCTGGATCGTGGCCTCTGAAATGGTCCGGACCTCCCGCCTGTTCGCCAGAACGGCGGGCGCCGTTGATCCCGCCTGGCTGGAGAAACTGGGGGGCGATCTGTGCCGTTATTCTTATTCCAATCCCCGGTGGGAAAAAAATCGGGGCGAGGTGGTGGCGGACGAGCAGGCCGCCCTTTTCGGCCTGGTGATTCTTTCGGGCCGCAAGGCCCCCTACGGCCCCATTGATCCGGAGACCGCCCATGATATTTTTATCCAAAAGGCCCTGGTGGAGGGCGATATCCGGGGGAAGTTCGGATTTCTGGCGCGCAACCGAAAAATGGCCGAAGATGCCCTGGACGTGGAAAGCCGCCTGCGAAAAAGGGGGGTGGCGGCCCCGGATGAGGCCATCGCGGATTTTTACAAAGCGCGTCTGCCGGGCGTGGTCGACGCCCGGGGCCTTGCCCGGATTATCCGTAGAAAAAAGGGCGACGGCTTTTTGCGCATGAGCCCGGACCACTTTTTCTTAAGCGAGCCCGATGAAAAGGAGCTGTCCCAGTACCCGGACGCCCTTTGCATCGGCCGGGACTCATACCCGTGCGCCTATGACTTCAAACCCGGGAAGGAAAAGGACGGCCTCACCGTGACGACCCCGGCGGCAAAGGCATCCCCGGCCATGGCCGAGCCCCTGGCCTGGCTGGTCCCCGGGTTGCTGAAGGAAAAAATCGCGCTGATGATCAAAAACCTTCCCAAAGCCGGCCGAAAGGCCCTGGCGCCGGCGGCCCAAACGGCGGAGATCATCGCCCGCGAGATGCCCCGGGAGGAAAAATCCCTTAAAACCGCTCTCTCGGCCTTTGCGCTCAAGCGGTTCAATATCTCCATTCCCGCCTCCCAGTGGTCGGAAGAGGGCCTGCCCGACCACCTCAGGGCCCGGGTGTCCATCACAGGGCCGGGAGGAGGGGAAATCGCGGCGGGCCGGGATCTTTCCCTCCTGGGCCGCGTGGGCGCCCGGGAGGCCGGGGACCCCGATTCATGGCCGGAAATCCGGGCGGAAAAAGCCAAATGGGAACGGACCGGGATTGTGAAATGGGACTTTCCGGACCTGCCCCCGTTTATCGAGGTTCGTTTGAAAAACGGGTCCGACTGGCGTCTTTTCCCGGGCCTTGAAAGCCGGGAGGGGCGGGTCCGCCTGCGGCTTTTTTCAAACTCAGGAAAGGCGCTGGCCTCCCACAGGGAGGGGGCGCTTTCCCTGTGCGCCGCTGTTTTCTCAAAAGACTTGAAATTTTTAAAAAAGTCCCTTTCCCTGCCCCCGAAAGCCCGGAAATGGGCCGCGTGCTTCGGGGGGGTGGCAAAGGTGGAAAAACGCCTGTTTGACCAGGCGCTTCGATGGGCCTTTTTCAAAGACATCCGAACCCGGCGGGTCTTCGAGGATTTAAGGGGCTCGGTTTTTCCGGCCATTCCAGACCAGTCCCGAAAAATCCAGGACGGGGCGCTGGCGGTCATGGAGGCCCATTACAACGCCCTTGGGGCGATCCTTTCCCTTGAGACGACAAAGGGGGCGGCCCCGGATTTTTTTCAAATGATGAAAAAAGAGCTGGAATGTCTGGCGCCGGTCCATTTTATGGAGATCTATGACACCGGCCGGCTCAGGGACATCGCCCGCTACATCAGCGCGCTGGCCGTCCGGACCCGGCGGGGCCCGGAAAATCCCGAAAAGGACCGGGCCAGGCAGGAAAAGATCAACATTCATTCCGACCGGCTGAGCGGCTATCTCAAAAGCCTGGCGTCCGGCGCCGGCAGGGAGCGGAAAACGGCTGTGGAGTCGTTTTACTGGCTTTTGGAGGAATACAAGGTGTCGCTTTTTGCCCAGGAGCTGAAAACCGCCGTCCCGGTTTCGGAAAAGCGGCTGAAGAAAAAAGCCGACGAGATCGACCGGATGGCATAA
- the lnt gene encoding Apolipoprotein N-acyltransferase, producing the protein MNMTLIQKYVRDEKIVPAALTGLLLTASFPEAGFSGLACVALVPLLAAVEGASPGKSFRVGFMAGLIHFLSLLYWVVHSMQVYGNLGPAVSAAILFLLAAYLACYPGLFAMLAASLPKNRFSGLFLIPAFWVACEYARFRVMAGFPWEFLGCSQYQNLAFIQIADLFGVYGVSFWIVFSNACVWMIFGFFSFKNARAKTISRARAAGALGLLFAASAAVFSYGKWRMISVDALMASAPKKTVAFVQGNIPQEKKWDPNFSSQIIQKYLDLSLSVQDREPDLVVWPETATPFYFLQERRRTPKLLAGLAGMDADFVIGSPQGRRTAAGVEYLNSAYLLSGKGKVFGRYDKSRLVPYGEYIPLKRFMPFLGKIVAQAGDFVPGPVGRTLEWKESRVGIQICYEIIFPDISRLMAQNGAGLLINITNDAWFGKTSAARQHFSMAVLRAVENRRAVVRAANTGISAFIDPVGRITGETGLFKEAAIAAAMPVYEGETFYTRRGDLFALACVFVSLFFVLMKRLRRAIKGAESENKRKKESRRRQNVHGTQTGP; encoded by the coding sequence ATGAATATGACTTTGATTCAAAAATACGTTCGCGATGAAAAAATCGTTCCCGCCGCGCTGACGGGCCTCCTTCTCACCGCCTCGTTTCCCGAGGCCGGTTTTTCCGGTCTGGCCTGCGTGGCCCTGGTTCCTTTGCTGGCGGCGGTGGAAGGCGCCTCGCCGGGAAAGAGTTTTCGCGTGGGGTTTATGGCCGGTTTGATCCATTTCCTGTCCCTGCTTTACTGGGTGGTCCACTCCATGCAGGTGTACGGGAATCTTGGCCCGGCTGTGTCCGCGGCCATTTTGTTTCTTCTGGCGGCGTACCTGGCCTGCTACCCCGGGCTTTTCGCCATGCTCGCCGCTTCTTTGCCGAAAAACCGCTTTTCAGGCCTTTTTTTGATTCCGGCGTTCTGGGTGGCCTGCGAATACGCCCGTTTCCGGGTCATGGCCGGATTTCCCTGGGAATTTTTGGGCTGCTCGCAGTATCAGAATCTGGCTTTTATCCAGATCGCCGATCTTTTCGGGGTTTATGGCGTGTCGTTCTGGATCGTTTTTTCAAACGCCTGTGTCTGGATGATTTTTGGGTTTTTTTCCTTCAAAAACGCTCGCGCCAAAACCATTTCCCGGGCCCGGGCCGCGGGCGCGCTGGGGCTTCTTTTCGCCGCTTCCGCCGCTGTTTTTTCCTACGGAAAATGGCGCATGATATCCGTGGACGCGCTCATGGCGTCGGCCCCCAAAAAAACCGTGGCCTTTGTCCAGGGAAACATCCCCCAGGAAAAAAAATGGGACCCGAATTTTTCGTCCCAAATCATTCAAAAATACCTGGATCTCTCCCTGTCCGTTCAAGACCGGGAGCCGGACCTGGTGGTGTGGCCGGAGACAGCCACGCCGTTTTATTTTCTCCAGGAAAGACGCCGGACCCCCAAACTCCTCGCGGGTCTGGCCGGGATGGACGCGGATTTTGTCATCGGCTCGCCCCAGGGACGGCGGACCGCGGCCGGGGTCGAGTATCTCAACAGCGCTTACCTTTTGAGCGGGAAAGGGAAAGTATTCGGCCGCTACGACAAGTCCCGCCTGGTGCCCTATGGCGAATACATTCCCCTTAAGCGCTTCATGCCCTTTTTGGGGAAAATTGTGGCCCAGGCCGGGGATTTTGTCCCGGGCCCTGTGGGCCGGACCCTTGAGTGGAAAGAAAGCCGGGTCGGGATTCAGATATGCTATGAGATCATATTTCCGGATATCTCCCGGCTCATGGCCCAAAACGGCGCCGGTCTTTTGATCAATATCACCAACGACGCCTGGTTCGGAAAAACATCCGCCGCGCGCCAGCATTTTTCAATGGCGGTCTTAAGGGCCGTTGAAAACCGGCGCGCCGTGGTCCGGGCCGCCAACACCGGGATCAGCGCCTTTATCGACCCCGTCGGCAGGATCACAGGCGAGACCGGGCTTTTTAAGGAAGCGGCGATAGCTGCGGCCATGCCCGTTTACGAGGGAGAAACCTTTTACACCCGGCGCGGGGATCTCTTCGCCCTGGCGTGCGTTTTCGTCTCTTTGTTTTTTGTCTTGATGAAACGGCTTCGAAGGGCTATAAAAGGGGCGGAATCTGAAAACAAACGAAAAAAAGAATCACGGAGGCGACAAAATGTCCATGGAACTCAAACAGGCCCTTAA
- a CDS encoding conserved hypothetical protein (Evidence 4 : Unknown function but conserved in other organisms), which translates to MDETKKGNGRKKTDKQTLGGKQMKKFLVSLVAVCFALLLAAPSMAVDLSGHMRARGFSMANPGLNADDQDSNAYYDTRVRMQAVVKPTDKISLTFQADIFDGYKLGTVGPYAAATDSIDMDRAYITILSDYGKFDIGRMKGGAWGTAFGDYEGDFDRIKYTLPYSDKLTLVGIAQKSTEGDANTVKGSDQDDDIIYLAGIYKLENGVAGLLGAYANYRSTGTTDINKRVLVPYYKGKFGDLGIQAELIYEFGDIDRPEGTKDGDISGLSYNIEATYDIPGPFSFEAGYAFASGDDTTDANSEAGNTFYGGIGADWDKFVIFSDADCLLNSTGTTPVTQYGVKLWYLGAKYALTEDISLWGNIGGATADQAGDAESDDYGIEFDVNMSWNLMDNLTYTMRLGFLNAGDLWKKINTVNEVDDTFTIYHKLQVDF; encoded by the coding sequence ATGGACGAAACGAAAAAGGGAAATGGACGGAAAAAAACAGATAAACAAACTTTAGGAGGAAAACAGATGAAAAAATTTTTAGTTTCACTTGTGGCTGTTTGCTTCGCTCTTCTGCTTGCCGCGCCTTCAATGGCGGTGGATTTAAGCGGACACATGAGAGCGCGCGGGTTTTCAATGGCCAATCCGGGCCTGAACGCCGATGACCAGGATTCAAACGCTTACTATGACACCCGGGTGCGTATGCAGGCTGTTGTCAAACCCACGGACAAGATTTCTCTGACCTTCCAGGCGGATATCTTTGATGGGTATAAGCTGGGAACAGTCGGTCCGTATGCCGCCGCCACCGACTCCATTGACATGGACCGGGCGTATATCACCATTCTCTCCGATTACGGAAAATTTGACATCGGCCGCATGAAGGGCGGGGCCTGGGGAACTGCCTTCGGCGATTACGAGGGAGATTTTGATCGAATTAAATACACCCTTCCCTACAGCGACAAACTGACCCTCGTGGGCATCGCTCAGAAATCGACTGAAGGCGACGCCAACACGGTCAAAGGCTCCGATCAGGATGATGATATCATTTATCTTGCTGGTATTTACAAGCTTGAAAATGGCGTTGCCGGTTTGCTGGGCGCTTATGCCAACTACAGATCCACCGGAACGACAGATATCAATAAAAGAGTGCTTGTCCCCTATTACAAGGGAAAATTCGGTGATCTTGGGATCCAGGCCGAGTTGATTTATGAGTTTGGCGATATTGACAGACCGGAGGGAACCAAGGATGGCGACATAAGCGGTTTGTCATACAACATTGAGGCCACCTATGACATTCCCGGGCCCTTCAGCTTTGAGGCCGGTTATGCCTTTGCCAGCGGTGACGACACAACCGACGCTAACTCAGAGGCGGGGAACACCTTCTACGGCGGAATCGGGGCGGACTGGGACAAATTTGTGATATTCTCCGACGCCGACTGCCTGTTGAATAGCACTGGAACAACCCCTGTGACCCAGTATGGCGTGAAACTGTGGTACCTGGGCGCCAAATACGCGCTGACCGAAGACATCAGCCTGTGGGGGAATATCGGCGGGGCCACCGCTGATCAGGCCGGGGATGCTGAAAGCGACGACTACGGAATTGAGTTTGACGTCAACATGTCCTGGAATCTTATGGACAACCTGACCTACACCATGCGTCTGGGCTTCCTGAATGCAGGAGATCTCTGGAAGAAAATCAACACGGTCAACGAAGTGGACGACACCTTCACCATCTATCACAAACTGCAGGTGGATTTCTAA
- a CDS encoding conserved exported hypothetical protein (Evidence 4 : Unknown function but conserved in other organisms), producing MEKKSLLLIMMIAGMATLFAAAGIMAGTTAPDVIELNSPEYAKHKKGIVKLTHKKHVEEYKAGCGECHHDDKGKPLALKAGDDVQRCIECHKIPSERPKGKGAPKLSKKQRLEYHAEALHYNCKGCHKNFNRRTKTKAAPTTCAKCHPKK from the coding sequence ATGGAAAAAAAATCTTTACTGCTGATAATGATGATCGCGGGCATGGCCACCCTGTTCGCGGCGGCCGGAATCATGGCCGGGACCACGGCTCCGGACGTGATAGAGCTGAACAGCCCGGAGTACGCCAAGCATAAGAAAGGCATCGTCAAGCTCACTCACAAAAAACACGTCGAGGAATACAAGGCCGGATGCGGCGAGTGCCACCACGACGACAAGGGCAAACCCCTGGCTTTAAAGGCGGGCGACGATGTTCAGCGTTGCATTGAGTGCCACAAAATACCCAGCGAAAGACCCAAGGGGAAAGGCGCGCCCAAGCTGTCCAAAAAGCAGAGGCTGGAATACCACGCCGAGGCGTTGCATTACAACTGCAAGGGCTGCCATAAGAATTTTAACAGGAGAACCAAAACCAAGGCCGCGCCCACGACCTGCGCCAAATGCCATCCCAAGAAATAA
- the tatA gene encoding Sec-independent protein translocase protein TatA / Sec-independent protein translocase protein TatB: protein MFGIGMPEMIMILVIALIVIGPKKLPDLAKSLGRAMGEFKRATSDLKASIDLEGDIKGVEDGPGFPDGSPKSPDSEPLENEDGDDAEEDSGAAGEDEAKTPPETAPRKTGGADPGSMTGNG, encoded by the coding sequence ATGTTCGGCATCGGCATGCCTGAAATGATTATGATCCTTGTGATCGCGCTGATTGTCATCGGGCCGAAAAAACTGCCCGATCTGGCAAAATCCCTGGGACGCGCCATGGGAGAGTTTAAACGGGCCACAAGCGATTTAAAAGCGTCCATTGATCTGGAGGGGGATATCAAAGGCGTTGAGGACGGCCCCGGGTTCCCGGACGGCTCCCCGAAATCTCCGGACTCCGAACCCCTGGAAAATGAGGACGGGGACGACGCCGAAGAGGATTCCGGAGCCGCGGGCGAAGACGAGGCGAAAACTCCCCCTGAAACGGCCCCCCGCAAAACCGGCGGGGCCGATCCCGGAAGCATGACCGGCAATGGATGA